One window of the Pseudomonas lurida genome contains the following:
- a CDS encoding LysR family transcriptional regulator, producing the protein MNLKFLETFVWVAKLKSFRLTAEKLFTTQASISSRIAVLESELGVKLFLRDSRGVSLTPEGLKVLDYAEQMMVTMQGLKQSLETTSSKVGRIRIGAMDTVIHTWLSPLVAELMDHFPLVEIELVADTALNLSDQLQKGFLDLILQTDLLRLETVRSLELASHPMAWIVASQSIYNRDYASLAELAQERIITYSKNSHPHQDVISLMQANGVAAPRMNCVNSVSAITRLLRDGFGIGALPPVLVSEELTRGELVMLPMAQKLPNLQVVVSWRVGVELVEEIVGLCQKVVARYAEEVGAERMILA; encoded by the coding sequence ATGAATTTGAAGTTCCTTGAAACCTTCGTCTGGGTGGCCAAGCTCAAGAGTTTCCGCCTGACCGCCGAGAAGTTGTTCACCACCCAGGCGTCGATCTCAAGCCGCATCGCGGTGCTGGAAAGCGAGCTGGGGGTGAAGTTGTTTCTGCGCGATTCGCGTGGCGTGAGCCTGACCCCGGAAGGCTTGAAGGTGCTCGACTATGCGGAGCAGATGATGGTGACCATGCAGGGCTTGAAGCAGTCCCTGGAGACCACCAGCAGCAAGGTCGGGCGCATCCGGATCGGCGCCATGGACACAGTGATCCACACCTGGCTCAGCCCCCTGGTCGCGGAACTGATGGACCACTTCCCCCTGGTAGAAATCGAATTGGTCGCCGATACCGCACTGAACCTCAGCGATCAGCTGCAAAAAGGTTTCCTCGACCTGATCCTGCAAACCGACCTGCTGCGCCTGGAAACCGTGCGTAGCCTGGAACTGGCCAGCCACCCCATGGCCTGGATCGTCGCCAGCCAGTCGATCTACAACCGCGACTATGCCTCCCTCGCCGAACTGGCCCAGGAGCGCATCATCACCTACTCGAAAAACTCTCACCCGCACCAGGACGTCATCAGCCTGATGCAAGCCAACGGCGTGGCCGCACCACGGATGAACTGCGTGAATTCAGTGTCGGCGATTACCCGCCTGCTGCGCGATGGCTTCGGGATTGGCGCGCTGCCGCCGGTGTTGGTCAGCGAAGAACTGACGCGCGGGGAGCTGGTGATGCTGCCGATGGCCCAGAAACTGCCGAATTTGCAGGTGGTGGTGTCGTGGCGCGTGGGGGTGGAGCTGGTGGAGGAGATCGTGGGGCTGTGCCAGAAGGTGGTGGCGCGGTATGCCGAGGAGGTTGGCGCAGAGCGCATGATCCTGGCCTGA
- a CDS encoding MFS transporter encodes MAGIAAATRKSRYHSRLFANLAMDTMTENDYLIAWGLYAFAALGCLLVWWRMTRWIWRWLREPLQLLMAVLLFSPTIVDPVKTQFAPAVAITALDLVLKVGNNAWRAISDLFMYTMIAFGVYIVFVLIRWPIERAANARRERKAAADAALAAEPDEDEEDVPFRRPAPVSGMRVEPRL; translated from the coding sequence GTGGCAGGCATTGCAGCCGCGACACGCAAAAGCCGTTATCATAGCCGTCTGTTTGCCAACCTTGCCATGGACACCATGACCGAGAACGACTATCTGATCGCTTGGGGCCTTTACGCCTTCGCTGCCTTGGGCTGCCTGTTGGTGTGGTGGCGCATGACCCGCTGGATCTGGCGCTGGCTGCGCGAGCCGCTGCAATTGCTGATGGCGGTGCTGCTGTTCAGCCCGACCATCGTCGACCCGGTCAAGACCCAGTTCGCGCCCGCCGTGGCCATCACCGCCCTGGACCTGGTGCTCAAGGTCGGCAATAACGCCTGGCGGGCCATTTCCGACCTGTTCATGTACACCATGATCGCCTTTGGTGTGTACATCGTGTTTGTGTTGATCCGCTGGCCCATCGAGCGTGCCGCCAATGCCCGTCGTGAGCGCAAGGCTGCCGCCGATGCCGCCTTGGCCGCGGAGCCGGATGAAGATGAAGAAGACGTGCCTTTTCGCCGTCCTGCCCCCGTGAGCGGTATGCGCGTAGAACCGCGCCTTTAA
- a CDS encoding cyclic nucleotide-binding domain-containing protein, translating into MPQPTLLNNEIRDMLMDCGLFDPLLPEDFHVAAGYFNISSIARDEVIFLEGDAGTFMCILHSGQVAVQKTNHDGQRLTIATLRSGRAFGEMAVLDGERRSASCVAASDCVLLNLGKDALEKMLNEAPRVAAKIIRAIAIALSKRLRMADGQLLSQQF; encoded by the coding sequence ATGCCACAACCGACGCTCCTCAATAACGAAATCCGCGACATGCTCATGGACTGCGGCCTGTTCGACCCACTGTTGCCGGAAGACTTTCACGTGGCCGCCGGCTACTTCAATATCAGCAGCATTGCCCGTGACGAAGTGATCTTCCTCGAAGGCGATGCGGGCACCTTCATGTGCATCCTCCACAGCGGCCAGGTGGCGGTGCAGAAAACCAACCATGACGGCCAGCGCCTGACCATCGCGACCCTGCGCAGCGGCCGGGCTTTTGGCGAAATGGCAGTGCTTGACGGCGAGCGGCGCTCAGCCAGTTGCGTGGCGGCCAGTGACTGCGTGCTGCTGAACCTGGGCAAGGATGCCCTGGAAAAGATGCTCAACGAAGCGCCCAGGGTGGCCGCCAAGATCATCCGCGCAATCGCTATCGCCCTGTCCAAACGCCTGCGCATGGCTGACGGCCAACTACTCTCGCAGCAGTTTTAA
- a CDS encoding ParB/Srx family N-terminal domain-containing protein: MRLHSWTVALLLCGLTAHAHAFSTPQPGQVIEVSLEQLHPTQAVVGFDQIYYSLGLFADKPAKVFDEYCETNGQGEADKVPKGADLHTPASFSCKDPVGTHPDEMKTVVVGPGGQLYLTDGHHSFTTLWEVPGGGPRLNMWVKVTDDFSNSPTMANFWQRMEAARKVWLKDNQGQALPPEQLPAHLGFQNLQDDTLRSLVYFTRKAAYGKPDAGEIAPEFLEFYWGNWLRTQIDLGAFNLNKKGGYKDAIEAVAKRMVSLAPGSQVGDSGFTAHQLGGMTKLDRDELEKTFDKKVPYVIDYRKSRN, from the coding sequence ATGCGTCTGCATTCATGGACAGTTGCACTGTTGTTGTGTGGGCTCACCGCCCACGCCCACGCATTCTCTACACCCCAACCCGGGCAGGTCATCGAGGTGTCCCTCGAACAACTGCACCCGACCCAGGCCGTGGTGGGCTTCGACCAGATTTACTACAGCCTCGGCCTGTTCGCCGACAAACCCGCCAAGGTCTTCGATGAATACTGCGAAACCAACGGCCAGGGCGAAGCCGACAAAGTGCCCAAGGGCGCGGACCTGCACACCCCCGCAAGCTTCAGTTGCAAGGACCCTGTGGGCACTCATCCCGACGAGATGAAAACCGTGGTCGTCGGCCCTGGCGGCCAGTTGTACCTGACCGACGGCCACCACAGTTTCACGACCTTGTGGGAGGTGCCGGGCGGCGGCCCCCGCTTGAACATGTGGGTCAAGGTCACCGACGACTTCAGCAACAGCCCGACCATGGCGAACTTCTGGCAGCGCATGGAGGCTGCGCGCAAAGTCTGGCTCAAGGACAACCAGGGCCAGGCCCTGCCGCCCGAGCAGTTGCCCGCCCACCTGGGCTTCCAGAACCTGCAGGACGATACCTTGCGCAGCCTGGTGTATTTCACCCGCAAGGCCGCCTATGGCAAACCTGATGCAGGCGAGATCGCGCCGGAATTCCTGGAGTTCTATTGGGGCAACTGGCTGCGCACCCAGATCGACCTGGGTGCGTTCAACCTGAACAAGAAGGGCGGTTACAAGGACGCGATCGAAGCGGTGGCCAAGCGCATGGTCAGCCTGGCGCCGGGTTCACAAGTGGGTGACAGCGGCTTTACCGCCCATCAATTGGGCGGCATGACCAAGCTGGACCGCGACGAACTGGAAAAGACGTTCGACAAAAAAGTGCCCTACGTGATCGACTACCGCAAATCCCGAAACTGA
- a CDS encoding S9 family peptidase codes for MPISTTPIARKAPGQDPYAWLQARDSAEVLDYLKAENAWQEAQLADQAALRETLFEEIKGRILETDLSLPSPWGPYLYYTRTTAGDEYARHYRCRRPADDSNQVDDSSEELLLDPNVLANGGFFSLGAFSISPDHQRLAYSLDTSGEEVYTLYVKELATGKVSELEFQDCDGSMTWANDSLTLFFGELDDTHRPHKLYRYRLDGTAAQEVFHEPDGRFFLHCYRSSSERQLLLSLGSKTTSEIWALDANQPHLDFTCLAPRVEDHEYDVDHGQLNGAWTWFIRSNRDGINYALFVATDIGDVPTEGEWQNLIPHSDEVMLDGVSLNASAMTLSLRIGGLPVIEVHPEGLPAYRVELPDAAYSLYVQNSLEFVSDRIRLRYEALNRPAQVRQLELASGAQQVLKETPVLGVFNADDYVSQRLWATSADGTQVPISLVVKRDQLGKPVPLYLYGYGAYGASLDPWFSHARLSLLDRGVAFAIAHVRGGGELGEAWYRAGKQEHKQNTFSDFIACAEHLIAQGLTTSKQLAISGGSAGGLLIGAVLNQRPALFQAAIAEVPFVDVLNTMLDPELPLTITEYDEWGNPQEPQVYERIKAYAPYENVSAQAYPHMLVIAGYNDSRVQYWEAAKWVAKLRDTKTDDNLLLLKTELGAGHGGMSGRYQGLRDVALEYGFVFKALGLV; via the coding sequence ATGCCTATATCGACCACCCCGATTGCCCGCAAGGCCCCAGGCCAGGATCCGTATGCCTGGCTGCAAGCGCGTGACAGCGCTGAGGTGCTCGATTACCTCAAGGCCGAAAACGCCTGGCAGGAAGCCCAGCTCGCCGACCAGGCGGCGCTGCGCGAAACCCTGTTCGAGGAGATCAAGGGCCGCATTCTCGAAACCGATCTGTCCCTGCCCTCGCCGTGGGGGCCGTATCTCTACTACACCCGCACCACCGCCGGTGACGAGTACGCCCGCCACTACCGCTGCCGCCGCCCGGCCGACGACAGCAACCAGGTGGATGACAGCAGCGAAGAGTTGCTGCTCGACCCCAATGTGCTGGCCAATGGCGGTTTTTTCTCCCTCGGCGCGTTCAGCATCAGCCCCGACCACCAGCGCCTGGCCTACAGCCTCGATACCAGCGGTGAAGAGGTCTACACCCTGTACGTGAAGGAACTGGCCACCGGCAAGGTCAGCGAACTGGAATTCCAGGACTGCGACGGCAGCATGACCTGGGCCAATGACAGCCTGACCCTGTTCTTCGGCGAACTGGACGACACCCATCGCCCGCACAAACTGTATCGCTATCGCCTGGATGGCACGGCGGCGCAGGAAGTGTTCCACGAGCCCGACGGGCGCTTCTTCCTGCATTGCTACCGCTCCAGCTCCGAGCGCCAGTTGCTGCTGTCGCTTGGCAGCAAGACCACCAGCGAGATCTGGGCGCTGGATGCCAACCAACCGCACCTGGACTTCACCTGCCTGGCGCCACGGGTCGAGGACCATGAATACGATGTCGACCATGGCCAGTTGAACGGCGCGTGGACCTGGTTTATCCGCAGCAACCGTGATGGCATCAACTACGCACTGTTCGTGGCGACCGACATTGGCGACGTACCCACCGAGGGTGAGTGGCAGAACCTGATCCCCCACAGCGACGAGGTGATGCTCGACGGCGTCAGCCTCAATGCCAGCGCCATGACCCTGAGCCTGCGCATCGGTGGCCTGCCGGTGATCGAGGTACACCCGGAAGGCCTGCCGGCCTATCGCGTGGAATTGCCTGACGCCGCCTACAGCCTGTACGTACAAAACAGCCTGGAGTTCGTCAGCGACAGGATTCGCCTGCGCTACGAGGCCCTGAACCGCCCGGCCCAGGTCCGCCAGCTGGAACTGGCCAGTGGCGCGCAACAGGTGCTCAAGGAAACCCCGGTGCTCGGCGTGTTCAACGCCGATGACTATGTGAGCCAGCGACTGTGGGCCACCTCGGCGGATGGCACCCAGGTGCCGATCAGCCTGGTGGTCAAGCGCGACCAGCTCGGCAAACCGGTGCCGCTGTACCTGTACGGCTACGGTGCCTACGGCGCGAGCCTCGACCCGTGGTTTTCCCATGCACGCCTGAGCCTGCTGGACCGCGGCGTGGCGTTCGCCATTGCGCATGTGCGCGGCGGCGGAGAACTGGGCGAAGCCTGGTACCGCGCTGGCAAGCAGGAACACAAGCAGAACACCTTCAGCGACTTCATCGCCTGCGCCGAGCACCTGATCGCCCAGGGTCTGACCACCTCCAAGCAACTGGCCATCAGCGGCGGCAGTGCCGGCGGCCTGTTGATCGGAGCAGTGCTCAACCAGCGCCCAGCGCTGTTCCAGGCAGCGATTGCCGAAGTACCGTTTGTCGACGTACTCAACACCATGCTCGACCCGGAACTGCCGCTGACCATCACTGAGTACGACGAATGGGGCAACCCGCAGGAGCCGCAGGTGTACGAGCGCATCAAGGCCTACGCACCGTACGAGAACGTCAGCGCCCAGGCCTACCCGCACATGCTGGTGATCGCCGGCTACAACGACAGCCGTGTGCAGTACTGGGAAGCGGCCAAGTGGGTGGCCAAGTTGCGTGACACCAAGACGGACGACAACCTGCTGTTGCTCAAGACCGAACTGGGCGCCGGCCATGGCGGCATGAGCGGCCGTTACCAGGGATTACGTGACGTAGCGCTCGAATATGGGTTCGTGTTCAAGGCGCTGGGGCTGGTTTAA
- a CDS encoding class II glutamine amidotransferase: MCELLGMSANVPTDIVFSFTGLMQRGGRTGPHRDGWGIAFYEGRGLRLFQDPAASSESEVALLVQRYPIKSEVVIGHIRQANVGKVSLANTHPFVRELWGRNWCFAHNGQLADFNPRATFYRPVGDTDSEAAFCDLLNRVREAFPEPVDLEQVLPDLIAACSEYRSKGVFNCLLSDGDWLFCYCSTKLAQITRRAPFGPARLKDVDVIVDFQAETTPNDVVTVIATEPLTDNENWTRYEPGQWSLWRRGECVSQGVTE; encoded by the coding sequence ATGTGTGAATTATTGGGCATGAGTGCCAACGTCCCCACCGACATCGTGTTCAGCTTTACCGGGCTGATGCAGCGCGGCGGGCGTACCGGCCCCCACCGTGACGGTTGGGGCATTGCGTTCTACGAGGGCCGTGGCCTGCGCCTGTTCCAGGACCCGGCCGCCAGCAGCGAATCGGAAGTCGCGCTCCTCGTGCAGCGTTACCCGATCAAAAGTGAAGTGGTGATTGGCCATATCCGCCAGGCCAATGTCGGCAAGGTCAGCCTGGCCAACACTCACCCGTTCGTGCGCGAACTGTGGGGCCGCAATTGGTGCTTCGCGCACAATGGCCAATTGGCGGACTTCAACCCTCGCGCCACCTTCTACCGCCCGGTGGGCGACACCGACAGCGAAGCAGCCTTCTGCGATCTGCTCAACCGCGTGCGCGAGGCCTTTCCTGAGCCGGTCGACCTTGAACAGGTGCTGCCGGACCTGATCGCCGCCTGCTCCGAATACCGCAGCAAAGGCGTGTTCAACTGCCTGCTCAGCGATGGCGACTGGTTGTTCTGCTACTGCTCGACCAAATTGGCGCAAATTACCCGGCGCGCACCGTTTGGCCCGGCGCGCTTGAAAGATGTCGACGTGATCGTCGATTTTCAGGCCGAAACCACGCCCAATGATGTGGTGACGGTGATTGCCACCGAGCCTTTGACCGACAACGAAAACTGGACCCGCTACGAACCGGGCCAATGGAGCCTGTGGCGACGCGGTGAATGCGTCAGCCAGGGCGTTACCGAGTAA
- a CDS encoding spermidine synthase, whose translation MKRFVLLDTTPIPDNGGALCLFEYGEDFVIKIQGGDGGQLMNTRMHGSEDALAEIPCRKVAGRPGSRVLIGGLGMGFTLASALKHLGKTAEVVVAELVPGVVEWNRGPLGEKSGRPLLDPRTVIRQEDVAKVLQAEPQGFDAIMLDVDNGPEGLTQRANSWLYSAGGLAACAKALRPKGVLAVWSASADKLFSDKLRKAGFKAEEVQVFAHGNKGTRHTIWIAEKLKG comes from the coding sequence ATGAAACGTTTCGTTCTGCTGGACACCACCCCAATCCCCGACAACGGCGGTGCCTTGTGCCTGTTCGAATACGGTGAAGATTTCGTCATCAAGATCCAGGGTGGTGACGGCGGCCAGTTGATGAACACGCGCATGCACGGTTCCGAAGATGCCCTGGCGGAAATTCCCTGCCGCAAGGTCGCGGGGCGGCCGGGCTCGCGGGTATTGATCGGCGGCCTGGGCATGGGCTTTACCCTGGCCTCGGCGCTCAAGCACCTGGGCAAGACCGCCGAAGTGGTCGTGGCGGAGCTGGTGCCGGGCGTTGTGGAATGGAACCGTGGGCCGCTGGGGGAAAAATCCGGCCGGCCGCTCCTGGACCCACGCACGGTGATCCGCCAGGAAGACGTGGCGAAGGTGCTGCAGGCCGAGCCCCAGGGCTTTGACGCGATCATGCTGGATGTGGACAACGGCCCCGAAGGCCTGACGCAAAGGGCCAACAGCTGGCTTTACTCCGCAGGTGGCCTGGCGGCGTGCGCCAAGGCCCTGCGCCCTAAAGGCGTATTGGCGGTGTGGTCGGCCAGCGCCGACAAGCTGTTCAGCGACAAACTGCGCAAGGCCGGTTTCAAGGCCGAGGAAGTGCAGGTGTTTGCCCATGGCAACAAGGGCACGCGGCACACCATCTGGATCGCCGAGAAGCTCAAAGGCTGA
- a CDS encoding DUF2937 family protein, whose protein sequence is MLLSYLRLVLFAIGLLVGVQVPGFINDYAKRVEAHLIEAQTGLSGFETTARQFFNGDLKALVAHYRASDDPVFQSDANSLGAMLDRQVALDKQFQAMQGPWYIRALQVAVAADPDIRQETWNGYSYQILLTPEAMGWGLGGAMLLSFGLECLFRLIDWVVLGGKRLRQSRPIEERDLKGL, encoded by the coding sequence ATGTTGCTCAGTTATCTGCGGTTGGTGCTGTTTGCCATTGGCCTGTTGGTTGGCGTGCAAGTGCCAGGGTTCATCAACGACTATGCCAAGCGCGTCGAGGCCCACCTGATCGAGGCCCAGACCGGCCTCAGCGGGTTTGAAACCACCGCACGGCAGTTCTTCAACGGCGACTTGAAGGCGTTGGTGGCGCATTACCGCGCCAGTGATGACCCGGTGTTCCAGAGCGATGCCAACAGCCTGGGCGCCATGCTGGATCGCCAGGTGGCGCTGGACAAGCAATTCCAGGCCATGCAAGGCCCGTGGTATATCCGCGCCCTGCAAGTGGCGGTGGCGGCAGATCCGGATATCCGCCAGGAAACCTGGAATGGCTACAGCTACCAGATCCTGCTGACGCCCGAGGCGATGGGCTGGGGGTTGGGTGGGGCGATGCTGTTGTCGTTTGGCCTGGAATGTCTCTTCCGCCTGATCGACTGGGTGGTATTGGGCGGCAAGCGCCTGCGCCAGAGCCGGCCGATCGAAGAGCGAGACCTGAAGGGCCTCTAA
- a CDS encoding YajD family HNH nuclease — protein MSSTNPPSHTAKLDRILADAQRDREMGYRDKALKMYPHVCGRCAREFAGKRLSELTVHHRNHNHDDNPQDGSNWELLCLYCHDNEHSRYTDQQYFGEGSTSSPTIAKATHNPFAALAGLMKKDD, from the coding sequence ATGAGCTCGACCAACCCGCCCTCCCACACCGCCAAGCTGGACCGCATCCTCGCCGATGCCCAGCGCGACCGGGAAATGGGCTACCGCGACAAAGCCCTGAAGATGTACCCCCACGTGTGCGGTCGCTGTGCCCGTGAGTTCGCAGGCAAACGCTTGAGTGAACTGACCGTACACCATCGCAACCACAACCATGATGACAATCCCCAGGACGGCTCCAACTGGGAGTTGCTGTGCCTGTACTGCCACGATAACGAGCACTCGCGCTACACCGACCAACAGTACTTCGGCGAAGGCTCCACCAGCAGCCCGACAATTGCCAAGGCCACGCATAACCCGTTTGCGGCGTTGGCGGGGTTGATGAAGAAGGACGACTGA